A single Tuberibacillus sp. Marseille-P3662 DNA region contains:
- a CDS encoding Gfo/Idh/MocA family oxidoreductase: MSRDIRCAALGLGRLGHYHTKNLKERVKGAHLVTVADPLEEQAKAVAMELGVENWTKDPNEVFQDPDIDAVIIVTPTSTHGDMIKKAAQNGKHIFVEKPLTKSLEEADDVIQTVNENNVICQVGFMRRFDPAYYDAKKRIDAGDIGKPIYFKGITRDAGSPPAEFIKNSGGIFLDCSIHDYDIARYLMGAEITSVSGHGRILKHPFMEQYNDVDQAISYIEFDSGASGDVEASRTSPYGHDIRTEIIGTEGSLFIGTLRNQNVTMLNATGSNYEIIPDFQTRFDDAYRIELEHFIQCVQENGRPRVNALDSKIGMEIALATTQSFLNDGEKVSIEIPSQLTK, encoded by the coding sequence ATGTCTAGAGATATTCGGTGTGCTGCTCTTGGATTGGGCCGGTTGGGGCACTATCATACAAAAAACTTAAAAGAGAGAGTGAAAGGGGCTCATCTGGTTACGGTTGCTGATCCGTTGGAAGAACAAGCGAAAGCAGTGGCCATGGAGTTAGGGGTTGAAAACTGGACGAAGGATCCTAATGAAGTGTTTCAAGATCCTGACATTGATGCCGTCATAATTGTAACACCGACAAGTACGCATGGTGACATGATCAAGAAAGCAGCACAAAACGGTAAGCATATTTTTGTAGAGAAACCATTAACGAAGAGCTTGGAAGAAGCCGATGATGTGATTCAAACGGTTAATGAAAACAATGTCATTTGTCAGGTCGGCTTTATGCGCCGGTTTGATCCGGCTTATTATGATGCTAAGAAGCGAATCGATGCAGGCGACATTGGCAAGCCGATTTATTTCAAAGGCATAACACGTGACGCTGGTTCGCCTCCGGCTGAATTCATCAAGAATAGCGGCGGTATTTTTCTCGATTGCTCGATTCATGACTACGATATTGCTCGATACCTTATGGGAGCGGAAATCACGTCTGTTTCCGGTCATGGTCGAATATTAAAGCATCCTTTCATGGAACAGTATAATGATGTGGATCAAGCCATTAGTTACATTGAATTTGATTCAGGTGCTTCCGGTGATGTGGAAGCGAGCCGGACGTCACCTTATGGCCATGACATTCGTACCGAGATTATTGGTACGGAAGGGTCACTTTTTATCGGTACTCTGCGCAATCAAAACGTAACGATGCTCAATGCCACGGGTAGCAACTACGAGATTATCCCGGATTTTCAAACCAGGTTCGATGATGCCTATCGAATCGAGTTAGAGCATTTCATTCAATGTGTTCAGGAGAACGGCAGGCCGAGAGTGAACGCACTGGATTCGAAGATCGGGATGGAAATTGCCTTAGCGACAACCCAATCCTTCCTTAATGATGGGGAGAAAGTATCAATAGAAATCCCAAGCCAGCTAACAAAATAA
- the iolE gene encoding myo-inosose-2 dehydratase, protein MSPLNYEFKTGIAAISWVNDDIIGLGEHYSLEKILSDMQSIGYIATEMGRTFPQDLQVLKQLLGDHHLELASKFVGVLFSDPSLRDKEIEDFREWADFLQQMGCQYVITCEWGGSMHWDRRRPDGKEVIPLNDNEWDSMVIGLHLAAEICQERGMELVFHPHAGTVVEQKEEVDRLMETTDPNLVHLLYDTGHAYYGNYDPLEQLQNHYDRIKYVHYKDVRQDVLQRMKEQQWDFREGVLEGLFTVPGDGCIDFEPIIKTLMERGYQGWTIVEAEQDPDIAPPYKYAKMAKDYLDHTIAKIEKEKVNS, encoded by the coding sequence TTGAGTCCATTAAACTATGAGTTCAAAACGGGGATTGCCGCTATTAGTTGGGTGAATGATGATATCATCGGTCTAGGTGAACACTATTCGTTAGAGAAAATTTTATCGGATATGCAATCCATTGGTTATATCGCAACGGAAATGGGCAGGACTTTTCCGCAGGACCTTCAGGTATTAAAGCAATTATTAGGCGATCATCATCTCGAACTTGCCAGTAAATTTGTCGGTGTGTTATTTTCCGATCCTTCTTTAAGAGACAAGGAGATTGAAGATTTCCGAGAGTGGGCGGATTTCCTACAACAAATGGGCTGCCAGTATGTGATTACATGTGAATGGGGCGGCTCCATGCATTGGGATCGACGGCGTCCGGATGGTAAGGAAGTCATTCCATTAAATGATAATGAATGGGACAGCATGGTTATAGGGCTCCATCTTGCTGCAGAAATCTGCCAAGAACGAGGCATGGAGCTTGTCTTTCATCCCCATGCAGGGACGGTTGTTGAACAGAAGGAGGAAGTCGATCGTCTCATGGAAACAACCGATCCGAATTTAGTTCATCTTTTATATGATACGGGCCATGCCTATTACGGAAACTATGATCCATTAGAACAATTGCAGAACCATTATGACCGGATTAAATATGTTCATTATAAGGATGTTCGTCAAGACGTATTGCAACGGATGAAAGAACAACAATGGGACTTTAGAGAAGGTGTCCTGGAAGGGCTGTTTACGGTCCCTGGTGATGGCTGTATTGACTTTGAACCCATCATCAAAACATTGATGGAGAGAGGCTATCAAGGTTGGACGATCGTTGAAGCGGAACAAGATCCGGATATTGCCCCGCCATACAAATATGCGAAGATGGCGAAAGATTACCTTGATCATACGATTGCAAAAATAGAAAAAGAAAAGGTTAATAGCTGA
- a CDS encoding heavy-metal-associated domain-containing protein, whose protein sequence is MKTFNLSIKGMQDSSDAEKVDAVLHDVWGIRKAEVNLETGQAGISYDENAGAVEDFKQAVHELGFEVDDGTGTLNEGEGDK, encoded by the coding sequence GTGAAGACGTTTAACTTATCGATTAAAGGAATGCAGGATTCATCTGACGCTGAAAAAGTGGACGCGGTCCTGCATGACGTTTGGGGCATTCGAAAAGCGGAAGTTAATTTAGAAACCGGACAAGCCGGCATCTCCTACGATGAAAACGCAGGTGCCGTCGAAGATTTTAAACAAGCGGTTCATGAACTAGGTTTTGAAGTCGACGACGGCACTGGTACATTAAACGAAGGAGAAGGTGACAAGTAA
- the iolD gene encoding 3D-(3,5/4)-trihydroxycyclohexane-1,2-dione acylhydrolase (decyclizing) produces the protein METIRLTTAQAIVKFLNQQFIEFDGTRQRFVKGVFTIFGHGNVLGMGQALEEHPGELNVYQGRNEQGMAHAAVAFAKQNHRKQIMACTSSIGPGSANLVTAASTATANQIPVLLFPGDVFATRQPDPALQQIEQTHDPSVTTNDALRPVSKYWDRINRPEQVMTALLNAMRVLTNQADTGAVTIALPQDVQGEAFDFPAAFFKERVHRIERRLPTQAELDDAVNLITSKKKPLIVCGGGVRYAEAADDLKTFAETYNIPFVETQAGKGAVRSNHPFNLGGVGVTGNLAANRLAREADLVIGVGTRFSDFTTSSKTQFSHPEVDFLTINASDFHARKFDATKVVADAAGALQQLTKALQSVDYKTAYKGDVQEAKRDWDKELKRLYSTQFSGQDYTPEVAGHLNDQLPEYAESLDTELTQTAVIGVVNQSIADDSIIVGAAGSLPGDLQRMWQTKSPNTYHMEYGYSCMGYEISGSLGVKLARPDQEVYAMVGDGSFFMLHSELITSLQEDKKINVVLFDNAGFGCINNLQMGNGMPSIGTEFRHRDQDAARHDGKIMNVDFAKVAEGYGLKTYQVKSLEDLKHALEDAKQQERSTLIDIKVLPKTMTGDYDSWWHVGVAEVSDKTSIKEAYKEKQAHLEEAQKY, from the coding sequence GTGGAGACCATCCGTTTGACGACGGCTCAAGCTATCGTGAAATTTTTAAATCAACAGTTTATTGAGTTTGATGGCACAAGACAGCGATTCGTTAAGGGTGTTTTTACGATTTTTGGTCATGGTAATGTGCTTGGTATGGGGCAGGCTCTTGAGGAGCATCCAGGTGAACTGAATGTTTATCAAGGGCGGAATGAACAAGGGATGGCTCATGCGGCTGTCGCTTTCGCTAAACAAAATCATCGTAAACAGATTATGGCCTGTACGTCTTCCATTGGTCCGGGATCGGCCAATCTTGTGACAGCTGCGTCCACAGCAACGGCTAATCAAATTCCGGTTTTACTATTTCCAGGCGATGTGTTTGCGACGCGGCAGCCGGACCCTGCACTGCAGCAAATTGAGCAAACCCATGATCCGTCCGTGACAACGAACGATGCTCTCAGACCCGTCAGTAAATATTGGGATCGTATTAACCGTCCGGAGCAAGTGATGACAGCGTTACTAAATGCGATGCGTGTGCTGACAAACCAAGCGGATACAGGTGCGGTCACGATTGCGTTGCCGCAGGATGTACAAGGAGAGGCATTTGATTTTCCGGCCGCGTTTTTCAAAGAACGAGTGCATCGCATTGAACGCCGTTTGCCGACGCAAGCTGAGCTGGATGATGCGGTCAATCTGATCACAAGTAAAAAGAAACCACTAATCGTTTGTGGCGGAGGGGTCCGGTATGCGGAAGCTGCTGATGATCTCAAAACGTTTGCGGAAACGTATAATATCCCGTTTGTTGAAACGCAAGCAGGAAAAGGCGCGGTCCGCAGTAATCATCCCTTTAATCTTGGCGGCGTCGGGGTGACAGGGAACTTAGCGGCGAATCGACTCGCGCGTGAAGCTGATCTCGTTATTGGCGTCGGCACACGTTTTTCTGACTTTACCACGTCATCTAAAACGCAATTCAGTCATCCTGAAGTTGATTTTCTAACAATCAATGCCTCAGACTTTCATGCAAGAAAATTTGATGCGACGAAAGTTGTTGCTGACGCAGCAGGGGCTTTACAACAGTTGACAAAGGCTTTGCAATCTGTTGATTATAAAACAGCCTATAAAGGTGACGTTCAAGAGGCGAAAAGAGATTGGGACAAGGAGCTTAAGCGTCTTTACAGTACCCAATTCAGTGGTCAAGATTATACTCCAGAGGTCGCCGGACATTTGAATGACCAACTACCTGAGTATGCAGAATCACTTGATACAGAATTAACGCAAACGGCGGTTATTGGTGTCGTTAATCAATCGATTGCTGATGATAGTATTATCGTGGGTGCTGCCGGCAGTCTTCCGGGTGATCTACAGAGAATGTGGCAAACAAAAAGTCCGAACACGTATCACATGGAGTACGGTTATTCATGCATGGGCTATGAAATATCAGGTTCACTAGGTGTGAAACTCGCTCGACCAGATCAGGAAGTCTATGCGATGGTTGGTGACGGAAGCTTTTTCATGCTGCATTCCGAATTGATCACAAGTCTGCAAGAAGACAAGAAAATTAATGTCGTGTTATTTGATAATGCGGGATTTGGCTGCATTAATAATTTGCAGATGGGCAATGGTATGCCAAGCATTGGGACAGAATTCCGCCATCGCGATCAAGATGCTGCTAGGCATGATGGTAAGATCATGAATGTTGATTTTGCTAAAGTCGCTGAAGGCTATGGTCTTAAAACGTATCAAGTCAAGTCGCTTGAAGATTTAAAACATGCTTTAGAGGACGCAAAACAGCAGGAAAGATCGACATTGATTGATATAAAAGTCTTGCCGAAGACCATGACAGGGGACTATGATTCATGGTGGCATGTAGGTGTTGCTGAAGTCTCTGACAAGACATCGATAAAAGAAGCTTACAAGGAGAAACAGGCTCACTTAGAGGAAGCGCAAAAATATTAA
- the fdhF gene encoding formate dehydrogenase subunit alpha yields MSFSIHINNQSYKAKEGQSIFEVVRDQGIYVPGICSSQPDLGVGAIQTCDTCYVEVDGELKRSCATKASPGINVKTLSDDVQEAQYEAMSRILKNHELYCTVCDNNNGNCEVHNTAEYLGLDHQKYDFKPKPYPADNSHPFYRYEPDQCILCGLCVEACQDLQVSEVLSIDWEREQPRVIWDNDVPIDQSSCVSCGHCVSVCPCNALMEKPMLGEAGYMTGMPKNILEPMIDLTKEVEPGYNEIFTISNLESTMREDRIEKTKTVCTYCGVGCSFEMWTKDRKILKVQPDPEAPANGISTCVKGKFGWDFVNSEERLTKPLIRKDDRFVEATWDEALTLIAEKFTSIKDNHGPDATGFIASSKCTNEENYLFQKLARAIMGTNNVDNCSRYCQSPASTGLMRTVGIGGDAGTIQDIASAELVIVVGANPAESHPVLATRVKRAHKLHGQKLIVSDLRKNELAQKADQFIHPKPGTDLIWLSAVTKYIIDQGWADESFIHQRVNGFDDFVQSLETYTLDYAEEKTGLSQDTLKQVAQSIHEANTVCCLWAMGVTQHSGGTDTSTAISNLLLVTGNYGKPGTGAYPLRGHNNVQGASDFGTMPAWLPGYEAVENDDVRARYEKAWGTKLPKDPGLNNHQIVEAIQDDKVKGMYLFGEEMGLVDSNINYVHEAFEKLDFFVVQDIFFSKTAQYADVVLPASPSLEKEGTFTNTERRIQRLYQVFEPLGDSKPDWQIFQDIANQLGANWHYKHPGEIMAEAAQLAPVFAGVDYDRLEKFESLVWPVAPDGTDTPRLYEDSFGFPDGKARLFPVDWTEPFEPSDEAYDLHLNNGRLLEHFHEGNMTYKSEGITHKVPNPWLEVSPELAKERGIKTGALVRLESPYGKTKVNVWVTEHVEGKELYFPMNSTEEVRAVNKLTSSYYDKDTHTPSYKEMNVKMIILEADGVSPLPEENHRFGNRQPHIGVETDKKWKRDDFTSIPQTVRKEQLDHGESDQAN; encoded by the coding sequence ATGTCCTTTTCCATACATATTAACAATCAATCCTATAAAGCTAAGGAAGGACAATCTATTTTTGAAGTTGTGAGAGATCAAGGCATCTATGTCCCTGGGATTTGTTCCTCCCAGCCGGACCTTGGCGTTGGTGCCATCCAGACGTGCGACACTTGTTATGTTGAAGTCGATGGCGAATTAAAAAGGTCGTGTGCAACCAAAGCAAGCCCCGGGATCAATGTCAAAACATTGTCAGATGACGTGCAAGAGGCTCAATATGAAGCGATGTCAAGAATTTTGAAAAACCATGAGTTGTATTGTACGGTCTGTGATAATAACAACGGCAATTGTGAAGTCCATAACACAGCCGAGTATCTTGGGTTAGATCATCAAAAATATGATTTTAAACCTAAACCCTATCCGGCCGATAACTCACATCCCTTCTATCGTTACGAACCCGATCAATGTATTCTATGTGGTTTATGTGTTGAAGCTTGTCAAGATTTACAAGTCAGCGAAGTTTTAAGTATTGATTGGGAACGCGAACAACCCCGTGTGATTTGGGATAATGATGTTCCCATCGATCAATCGTCTTGCGTTTCCTGCGGCCACTGTGTCTCGGTCTGCCCCTGTAATGCTTTAATGGAAAAGCCGATGTTGGGCGAGGCCGGCTACATGACGGGGATGCCTAAGAATATCCTGGAGCCCATGATTGATTTAACGAAAGAGGTTGAACCTGGTTACAATGAGATATTTACGATTTCGAACCTAGAATCCACCATGCGGGAAGATCGCATTGAGAAAACAAAGACCGTCTGCACCTATTGTGGCGTCGGCTGTAGTTTTGAAATGTGGACAAAGGATCGGAAAATCCTTAAAGTTCAACCCGATCCAGAAGCGCCGGCAAACGGTATTTCAACTTGTGTCAAAGGAAAATTCGGCTGGGATTTTGTCAATAGCGAGGAACGGTTAACCAAACCATTAATCCGGAAAGACGATCGATTTGTCGAAGCAACGTGGGATGAAGCTTTAACCTTAATCGCAGAAAAGTTCACCTCAATTAAAGATAACCACGGTCCTGATGCCACAGGCTTTATCGCCTCTTCCAAATGTACCAATGAAGAAAATTATCTTTTTCAAAAATTAGCCCGCGCTATTATGGGGACGAATAATGTCGATAATTGCTCTCGCTACTGCCAATCACCAGCGTCAACCGGTCTCATGCGGACGGTTGGCATCGGCGGTGATGCTGGAACGATTCAAGATATCGCGAGCGCTGAACTCGTCATCGTAGTTGGTGCCAACCCAGCTGAATCTCACCCGGTATTAGCGACACGGGTGAAGCGGGCACACAAACTTCATGGCCAAAAGTTAATTGTGTCCGACTTAAGAAAAAATGAATTGGCCCAGAAAGCGGATCAATTCATTCATCCCAAACCAGGTACCGATCTGATTTGGTTATCCGCTGTGACTAAATATATTATTGATCAAGGCTGGGCTGATGAGTCTTTTATTCATCAGCGTGTGAACGGCTTTGACGATTTTGTTCAATCTCTTGAGACATATACCCTCGATTACGCTGAAGAAAAGACAGGTTTAAGCCAAGACACTTTAAAACAGGTGGCTCAAAGCATTCACGAAGCTAATACGGTCTGTTGTCTATGGGCGATGGGCGTAACGCAGCATTCCGGTGGAACCGATACAAGCACGGCGATCTCCAACCTGCTATTGGTCACAGGTAACTATGGTAAACCAGGTACAGGGGCTTACCCGCTCCGGGGTCACAACAACGTTCAAGGCGCCAGCGATTTCGGAACGATGCCAGCCTGGCTGCCAGGCTATGAAGCGGTCGAAAACGATGATGTTCGCGCCCGATATGAGAAAGCTTGGGGAACGAAACTGCCAAAAGATCCAGGTCTCAATAATCACCAAATTGTTGAAGCGATTCAAGACGACAAAGTCAAAGGTATGTATCTCTTTGGTGAAGAGATGGGATTGGTCGATTCCAATATCAATTATGTTCATGAAGCTTTTGAAAAACTTGACTTTTTCGTCGTTCAAGATATCTTTTTCTCAAAAACAGCGCAATACGCCGATGTCGTGTTACCGGCGTCTCCAAGTCTTGAAAAAGAAGGCACATTCACGAATACGGAGCGACGGATTCAACGCCTCTATCAAGTGTTTGAACCGTTGGGCGACAGCAAACCTGATTGGCAAATATTCCAGGACATTGCCAACCAGCTCGGCGCTAATTGGCATTACAAACACCCAGGCGAGATCATGGCCGAAGCAGCTCAATTAGCTCCCGTTTTTGCTGGAGTTGATTATGACCGTCTTGAAAAGTTTGAAAGTCTCGTGTGGCCTGTCGCTCCTGATGGCACAGATACGCCGCGTCTATATGAAGATTCATTTGGCTTCCCAGACGGTAAAGCCCGGCTCTTCCCTGTTGACTGGACAGAACCGTTTGAACCCTCTGATGAAGCCTACGACCTTCATTTGAATAACGGTCGACTGCTTGAGCACTTTCATGAAGGTAATATGACTTACAAATCGGAAGGGATCACCCACAAAGTGCCCAACCCATGGCTTGAGGTATCGCCGGAGTTGGCTAAGGAACGCGGCATAAAAACAGGGGCTCTCGTCAGGCTGGAGTCACCATACGGTAAAACCAAAGTCAACGTGTGGGTGACTGAACATGTTGAAGGCAAAGAGCTCTATTTTCCGATGAACTCAACCGAAGAAGTTAGAGCCGTCAACAAATTAACAAGCAGTTACTATGACAAAGACACTCATACACCGAGCTATAAGGAAATGAACGTCAAAATGATCATCCTTGAAGCGGACGGCGTCTCCCCGCTTCCGGAAGAAAATCATCGGTTTGGCAATCGCCAACCTCATATTGGTGTCGAAACAGATAAAAAATGGAAGCGGGATGACTTCACGTCGATTCCGCAAACTGTCAGAAAGGAGCAACTCGATCATGGCGAAAGCGATCAAGCAAATTGA
- a CDS encoding YwhD family protein, giving the protein MKDLFNDKSKNQFNILSGDSTDGDGSFGVGTISLDHITPVIIDPQNEDVFIDMGAMHAKSKVEKRVRFNPSKEGLDDANLYWIVWVAAGHGEEGPYFNGAAACEILVSNEERRIRPGYKSMPEHVNNLDKAMKGKFVLDNLDAKSKGLLKAFLESNHENLWKHSKELQGELSVDAE; this is encoded by the coding sequence ATGAAGGACCTTTTTAATGATAAAAGTAAAAATCAGTTTAACATCCTTAGTGGTGATTCGACGGACGGTGACGGCAGTTTTGGTGTAGGTACCATCAGTCTTGATCATATTACTCCTGTTATCATTGATCCACAGAATGAGGACGTCTTTATTGACATGGGAGCGATGCATGCCAAGAGTAAAGTGGAGAAGCGAGTCCGCTTTAATCCATCGAAGGAAGGTTTGGATGATGCCAATCTTTATTGGATTGTATGGGTCGCGGCCGGACACGGAGAAGAAGGGCCTTATTTCAACGGCGCTGCGGCTTGCGAAATTTTAGTTTCCAATGAAGAACGCCGCATCCGTCCTGGCTATAAATCGATGCCGGAGCATGTGAATAACTTAGATAAAGCCATGAAGGGAAAATTTGTGCTCGACAACTTGGATGCCAAGTCAAAGGGATTATTAAAGGCATTTTTAGAATCGAATCATGAGAATTTGTGGAAGCATTCCAAGGAACTACAGGGTGAACTCAGCGTCGATGCTGAATAA
- a CDS encoding LacI family DNA-binding transcriptional regulator produces MKPTIYDVAKEANVSIATVSKVINGTGRIGEKTRRKVLLAMKELNYHPSLVASALTGKKTGTIGLLIPDISNPFYAELAKKIEDRSHELGLSVVMCNTDYDEEKEEKYISLLIRKNVDGVIFSSGFKTVSLIQDIVDQNIPVALLAQEIPRLALGTVAIDDYLGGYEAMNHLLSLGHKNVAIIAENVHSSDLRLNAYRDALKEVGIDVHDQYIVRTNASISNGKSCADHFFNLSVPPTAIFACNDLLAAGVMQMAGERGIKVPEELSISGFDNTILSTSSAPTLTTIAQPTEEMGNRVVDMLVEEIQGKGASKQRIKLLPELIIRGSTASPKGN; encoded by the coding sequence ATGAAACCGACGATATATGACGTCGCAAAGGAAGCAAATGTATCGATTGCAACCGTATCAAAGGTTATTAATGGAACGGGAAGAATCGGTGAGAAAACCCGCCGGAAAGTATTATTGGCCATGAAAGAGTTGAATTATCATCCTAGTCTAGTAGCATCGGCTCTAACCGGTAAGAAAACGGGGACGATCGGATTGCTAATTCCGGATATTTCTAATCCTTTTTACGCTGAGTTAGCTAAAAAAATCGAGGATCGCAGCCATGAACTTGGGTTAAGTGTCGTTATGTGTAATACGGATTATGATGAAGAGAAAGAAGAAAAATATATTTCGTTATTAATCCGAAAGAATGTCGATGGGGTGATTTTTTCATCTGGTTTTAAGACAGTCAGTCTCATCCAAGATATCGTTGATCAGAACATACCCGTTGCTCTGCTTGCCCAAGAGATTCCTCGTTTAGCTTTAGGAACTGTCGCAATAGATGATTATTTGGGTGGTTATGAGGCGATGAATCATCTCTTGTCTTTAGGCCACAAAAATGTTGCGATTATCGCTGAAAATGTCCATAGCAGTGATCTGAGACTTAACGCGTATCGCGACGCTCTTAAAGAAGTAGGTATCGATGTTCACGATCAATATATTGTTAGAACGAACGCTTCAATTTCAAATGGAAAATCGTGTGCTGACCATTTCTTTAACCTTTCAGTACCACCCACTGCTATATTTGCGTGCAACGACTTGCTGGCAGCCGGGGTGATGCAAATGGCGGGAGAAAGAGGCATCAAAGTGCCTGAAGAGCTATCTATTTCTGGCTTTGATAACACGATTTTATCAACAAGTTCAGCTCCGACCTTGACGACAATAGCACAACCAACGGAAGAAATGGGAAATAGGGTCGTTGATATGCTTGTTGAAGAAATCCAAGGGAAAGGGGCTTCCAAACAGCGAATTAAGCTGTTGCCAGAATTAATTATTAGGGGTTCAACGGCGTCTCCTAAAGGTAACTAG
- a CDS encoding DUF1641 domain-containing protein yields MAKAIKQIDITTPSQEEEQAEAVNKLIGKLADNQESLTKTLEIVQELDGVGILDMAKGALKTRQELGVLAMDQINQPEMHRMIKNGMMMVSLLNKIDPDQLEKVSDAMNHGLEHMTSSDEDAHLGLWKMAKAMKDPDINRSLYTLFEFLKGFGQALDKAGDDK; encoded by the coding sequence ATGGCGAAAGCGATCAAGCAAATTGATATCACCACACCCAGTCAAGAGGAGGAGCAAGCCGAAGCGGTCAATAAATTGATTGGCAAGTTGGCTGACAATCAAGAATCATTGACAAAGACATTGGAGATTGTCCAAGAACTTGATGGTGTGGGTATTCTCGATATGGCTAAAGGTGCCTTGAAGACAAGACAGGAACTGGGTGTGCTCGCCATGGATCAAATCAATCAGCCGGAAATGCACCGCATGATCAAAAACGGCATGATGATGGTGAGCTTACTTAATAAGATTGACCCTGATCAGTTAGAAAAGGTCTCTGATGCTATGAATCACGGACTCGAACATATGACATCATCGGATGAGGATGCACACCTCGGTTTATGGAAAATGGCCAAAGCCATGAAAGATCCCGACATCAATCGATCCCTCTATACGCTCTTTGAATTCTTAAAAGGATTTGGACAGGCGCTGGATAAAGCCGGTGATGACAAGTGA
- a CDS encoding DUF1450 domain-containing protein, whose translation MGIVVVEVCETSLINLLDVEEDLESQYPEVAVIKNECLSYCGICRVRPYAMVNGKRVFAKTAEACLDKIKQQIEAELAVYE comes from the coding sequence ATGGGTATCGTCGTTGTAGAAGTCTGCGAAACCAGTTTAATTAACCTTCTCGATGTTGAAGAGGATCTGGAATCGCAATATCCGGAAGTCGCTGTTATTAAGAATGAATGTCTTTCATACTGCGGTATCTGCAGAGTCCGTCCGTATGCTATGGTTAATGGCAAGCGAGTCTTTGCAAAAACGGCAGAAGCATGTTTAGATAAAATTAAGCAGCAAATCGAAGCCGAATTGGCTGTGTATGAATAA